Proteins found in one Camelus bactrianus isolate YW-2024 breed Bactrian camel chromosome X, ASM4877302v1, whole genome shotgun sequence genomic segment:
- the RAB39B gene encoding ras-related protein Rab-39B, translated as MEAIWLYQFRLIVIGDSTVGKSCLIRRFTEGRFAQVSDPTVGVDFFSRLVEIEPGKRIKLQIWDTAGQERFRSITRAYYRNSVGGLLLFDITNRRSFQNVHEWLEETKVHVQPYQIVFVLVGHKCDLDTQRQVTRHEAEKLAAAYGMKYIETSARDAINVEKAFTDLTRDIYELVKRGDISIQEGWEGVKSGFVPNVVHSSEEVVKSERRCLC; from the exons ATGGAGGCCATCTGGCTGTACCAGTTCCGGCTCATTGTCATCGGGGATTCCACGGTGGGCAAGTCCTGTCTGATCCGCCGCTTCACCGAAGGCCGCTTCGCCCAGGTTTCGGACCCCACGGTGGGGGTGGATTTTTTCTCCCGTCTGGTGGAGATCGAGCCAGGAAAACGCATCAAGCTCCAGATCTGGGATACCGCGGGTCAAGAGAGGTTCAG ATCCATCACTCGTGCCTACTACAGGAACTCAGTAGGTGGTCTTCTCTTATTTGACATTACCAACCGCAGGTCCTTCCAGAATGTCCATGAGTGGTTAGAAGAGACTAAAGTACACGTTCAGCCCTACCAAATTGTATTTGTTCTCGTGGGTCACAAGTGTGACCTGGATACACAGAGGCAAGTGACTCGCCACGAGGCGGAGAAACTGGCTGCTGCATATGGCATGAAGTACATTGAGACGTCAGCCCGAGATGCCATTAATGTGGAGAAAGCCTTCACAGACCTCACCAGAGACATATATGAGCTGGTTAAAAGGGGGGATATTTCTAtccaggagggctgggaagggGTGAAGAGTGGATTTGTACCAAATGTGGTTCACTCTTCAGAAGAGGTTGTCAAATCAGAGAGAAGATGTTTGTGCTAG